In Amycolatopsis endophytica, the following are encoded in one genomic region:
- a CDS encoding STAS domain-containing protein: MSDEPCTPLTERVLDLAVERRRGVAVVSAAGEIDLCSAPGLADALAERSGPVVLDLTRVAFLSAAGVQVMLEAQARGCDLRLVVPRSGRLLRIFDVTGLTAQVPRFDSVVDAVGS, from the coding sequence GTGTCCGACGAGCCGTGCACCCCGCTCACGGAGCGCGTGCTGGATCTCGCCGTCGAGCGTCGGCGTGGTGTGGCGGTGGTGTCGGCGGCAGGCGAGATCGACCTGTGCAGCGCGCCCGGGCTGGCGGACGCGCTCGCGGAACGGTCCGGCCCGGTCGTGCTCGACCTGACCCGTGTCGCGTTCCTCAGCGCGGCTGGTGTCCAGGTGATGCTGGAGGCCCAGGCGCGGGGGTGTGACCTGCGGCTGGTGGTTCCGCGCAGCGGCAGGCTGCTCCGGATCTTCGACGTCACCGGGCTCACCGCGCAGGTGCCCCGGTTCGATTCCGTCGTCGACGCCGTCGGTTCATGA
- the mnmA gene encoding tRNA 2-thiouridine(34) synthase MnmA translates to MRVLAAMSGGVDSAVAAARAVEAGHDVVGVHLALSAKPGTLRTGSRGCCTIEDSHDARRAADILGIPFYVWDFAERFSEEVIETFVGEYAAGRTPNPCVTCNEKIKFEALLDKAMALGFDAVATGHYARLSVVDGVPELRRAVDADKDQSYVLASLTPEQLRHSMFPVGDTRKPDIRAEAESRGLAVARKPDSHDICFIPDGDTQKFLEKRLGQRPGDLVDAETGAVLGRHTGVHGFTIGQRKGLGIDRSVLDGKPRYVLALEPVSGTVKVGSADALTVREIRAGRPVWPSGPLDGPTECVVQVRAHGGLGAAVAEVEGDEVRIQVREPLTGVAPGQVAVLYRPDAAGDLVLGSAKIVATGE, encoded by the coding sequence ATGCGGGTACTGGCCGCGATGAGCGGGGGAGTGGACTCGGCCGTGGCGGCGGCCCGTGCGGTCGAGGCCGGCCACGACGTGGTCGGCGTACACCTGGCGTTGTCGGCCAAGCCCGGCACGCTGCGCACCGGTTCGCGCGGGTGCTGCACGATCGAGGACTCGCACGACGCGCGCCGCGCCGCGGACATCCTCGGGATCCCGTTCTACGTCTGGGACTTCGCGGAGCGGTTCAGCGAGGAGGTCATCGAGACCTTCGTCGGCGAGTACGCCGCCGGACGCACGCCCAACCCGTGCGTCACCTGCAACGAGAAGATCAAGTTCGAGGCGCTGCTGGACAAGGCGATGGCGCTGGGGTTCGACGCCGTCGCGACCGGCCACTACGCCCGCCTGTCCGTTGTGGACGGTGTGCCGGAGCTGCGCCGCGCCGTCGACGCGGACAAGGACCAGTCCTACGTGCTGGCCTCGCTGACGCCGGAGCAGCTGCGGCACTCGATGTTCCCGGTCGGCGACACCCGCAAGCCGGACATCCGCGCGGAGGCCGAGAGCCGCGGTCTCGCCGTGGCGCGCAAGCCGGACAGCCACGACATCTGCTTCATCCCCGACGGCGACACCCAGAAGTTCCTGGAGAAGCGCCTCGGCCAGCGACCGGGCGACCTCGTCGACGCCGAGACCGGTGCCGTGCTCGGCCGCCACACCGGCGTGCACGGTTTCACCATCGGCCAGCGCAAGGGGCTCGGCATCGACCGGTCGGTGCTGGACGGCAAGCCGCGGTACGTGCTGGCGCTGGAACCGGTGTCCGGCACCGTGAAGGTCGGCTCCGCGGACGCGCTGACCGTGCGGGAGATCCGCGCCGGCCGCCCCGTGTGGCCGTCGGGGCCGCTCGATGGCCCGACCGAATGCGTGGTCCAGGTGCGGGCGCACGGCGGGCTCGGCGCCGCGGTCGCCGAGGTCGAGGGCGACGAAGTGCGGATCCAGGTGCGCGAGCCGCTCACCGGCGTCGCGCCGGGCCAGGTCGCCGTGCTGTACCGGCCGGACGCGGCCGGTGACCTCGTGCTGGGCAGCGCGAAGATCGTGGCGACCGGCGAGTAA